A section of the Mesorhizobium loti genome encodes:
- a CDS encoding methyltransferase family protein, translating into MLKEDFLGRIAIVSVMTVLTVLSAIPLFYYFHQSGSINSLAIVNQALATVFSGLQVFLTVGRLPPKGTARGIEPRVTSVAGTFLIIIAMFLTPALESAAVQVAALCLIFIGMVSSVFCLYWLGRSFSIMATARQLVTSGPYSIVRHPLYICEATFILGMILSHLSVLMVALGAVQFFAQYRRARNEEGILRQTFPEYDAYARRVPMLFPRFRHVEVPAPGQ; encoded by the coding sequence ATGTTGAAAGAAGATTTTCTTGGTCGTATCGCGATCGTTAGTGTCATGACGGTCTTGACAGTTCTCAGTGCGATTCCTCTGTTCTACTATTTCCACCAGAGCGGATCGATAAATTCGCTGGCCATCGTCAACCAAGCCTTGGCGACGGTATTTTCCGGCTTGCAGGTTTTCCTGACGGTCGGTCGTCTGCCACCGAAAGGAACCGCCCGGGGAATCGAACCAAGGGTCACTTCCGTAGCCGGAACTTTCCTGATCATCATTGCAATGTTTCTGACCCCGGCGCTGGAAAGCGCGGCCGTGCAAGTGGCGGCGTTGTGCTTGATTTTCATAGGCATGGTCAGTTCTGTGTTTTGCCTCTACTGGCTCGGTCGCTCGTTTTCCATCATGGCTACGGCCCGCCAACTGGTTACCTCTGGCCCATATTCCATTGTTCGCCATCCGCTCTACATCTGCGAGGCGACATTCATTCTTGGAATGATCCTTTCGCATCTTTCGGTTTTGATGGTGGCGCTAGGCGCGGTCCAGTTTTTTGCGCAGTATCGACGTGCACGAAACGAGGAAGGCATCCTTCGGCAGACGTTTCCCGAATATGATGCATATGCCCGGCGCGTCCCAATGCTTTTTCCGCGTTTCCGTCATGTGGAAGTGCCTGCACCTGGCCAGTGA
- a CDS encoding DUF882 domain-containing protein, producing the protein MNVIESEQSAPGASHRWTWLPAIVVAFLCLCVTSASAETRALRIQHLHTGEKAEIVFKRNGRYDQAGLKKINFMLRDWRRNEPTRMDPRLLDLVWQAYRASGSTSYIHVVSAYRSPATNAMLRSRSKGVARESQHMVGRAMDFFLPDVPLKKLRDIGLKMQGGGVGYYPTSGSPFIHMDVGNVRHWPGISRQELARVFPNGNTLHVPSDGRPLPGYDQALAAYKSRKSAGTPNIELASADGGQRRPARGLLATLLGGRGADEAEDVAEAVPAPRKPARSVEPKTAGQGIAIVPPQDARRADIQVASAGTAEEPLAEQNSKTPEAIVMAMAPDSVPLPAFAPRATATASIPTPQPAPFAVASASSARAELAGVKPAAANAELPLGKTDAAPAAVAPVMVALNIPVPTWRPQSRTSPAPQPEAAKSADAVAALLAMHHPDDGHGLPVRQVAVPASKPEDRVRTSPKADRVQPRLDPEATAMIVPAASTGRPLAGRLGMAAGPTAAPVIAANFIRTAPEQVYLDGFQPRGQTSDHRRFTGSAVKFLPIASFK; encoded by the coding sequence ATGAACGTGATTGAAAGCGAACAGAGCGCACCCGGCGCCTCCCATCGTTGGACATGGCTGCCGGCCATCGTGGTCGCATTCCTTTGCCTGTGCGTCACCAGCGCGTCCGCCGAGACGCGCGCCTTGAGGATTCAACATCTTCATACCGGCGAGAAGGCCGAGATCGTCTTCAAGCGCAACGGGCGCTATGATCAGGCGGGATTGAAGAAGATCAATTTCATGTTGCGCGACTGGCGCCGCAACGAGCCGACCAGGATGGATCCGCGCCTGCTCGACCTTGTCTGGCAGGCCTATCGCGCCAGCGGCTCGACATCCTACATCCATGTGGTCAGCGCCTATCGCTCACCGGCGACGAACGCCATGCTGCGCAGCCGCTCGAAGGGCGTTGCCCGGGAAAGCCAGCACATGGTTGGCCGCGCGATGGATTTCTTCCTGCCGGACGTGCCGCTGAAGAAGCTGCGCGACATCGGCCTCAAGATGCAGGGCGGCGGCGTGGGCTACTACCCGACCTCCGGTTCGCCTTTCATTCACATGGATGTCGGCAATGTGCGGCATTGGCCGGGCATCAGCCGGCAGGAACTCGCCAGGGTCTTCCCGAACGGCAACACGCTGCATGTGCCGAGCGACGGCCGGCCGCTGCCCGGCTATGACCAGGCGCTCGCCGCCTACAAGTCGCGCAAGTCCGCCGGCACGCCCAATATCGAGCTGGCAAGCGCCGACGGCGGTCAACGCAGGCCGGCGCGAGGCCTGCTGGCAACGCTTCTGGGCGGGCGCGGCGCGGACGAGGCGGAGGATGTCGCGGAGGCGGTGCCTGCGCCACGCAAACCGGCCAGGTCCGTCGAACCCAAGACCGCGGGACAAGGCATCGCCATCGTGCCGCCGCAGGATGCCCGGCGCGCGGACATCCAGGTGGCTTCCGCCGGTACGGCCGAGGAACCGCTCGCTGAGCAAAACAGCAAGACACCGGAAGCAATCGTCATGGCGATGGCGCCGGACTCGGTACCGCTGCCGGCCTTCGCCCCGCGTGCCACCGCGACGGCCAGCATTCCGACGCCGCAACCCGCACCGTTCGCGGTAGCCAGCGCGTCCTCGGCACGTGCCGAATTGGCGGGCGTCAAGCCGGCGGCAGCCAATGCCGAACTGCCCTTGGGCAAGACGGATGCCGCTCCGGCGGCCGTTGCGCCGGTCATGGTGGCGCTCAACATCCCCGTGCCGACATGGCGGCCGCAGAGCCGGACAAGCCCGGCGCCTCAGCCGGAAGCAGCCAAATCCGCTGATGCCGTCGCTGCCTTGCTGGCCATGCATCATCCCGACGATGGGCATGGACTGCCAGTTCGACAGGTTGCGGTCCCTGCATCGAAACCCGAGGATCGCGTCAGGACGAGCCCGAAGGCCGATCGTGTCCAGCCGCGTCTCGATCCCGAAGCCACCGCCATGATTGTGCCAGCCGCGTCAACCGGCCGGCCGCTTGCGGGACGCCTTGGCATGGCAGCCGGGCCGACGGCGGCACCTGTCATCGCCGCCAATTTCATCCGCACGGCGCCGGAGCAGGTCTATCTCGACGGATTCCAGCCGCGTGGACAGACGTCCGATCACCGCCGCTTCACCGGTTCGGCGGTCAAGTTCCTGCCCATCGCCAGCTTCAAATAG
- a CDS encoding MurR/RpiR family transcriptional regulator, whose translation MSIREELANTTLAFTSAEEKIVQVLLADYPMSGLGTATRLARRAGVSDPSVTRLMTKLGYVGFADFQARLLTEVESRLHSPLLMMEAKRPGGSSEGTALAYFHSVSDSLERTRTAVPLQAYTRAVNLLLETKGQVVLLGGRFSRHIASMLAGYLLQFRSGVRDIGSLSPADFDLLIDLGRRDLLVVFDYRRYQSDVVSFAQQAHERGVSILLFTDVWLSPISDIADLTMVAAIDANSPFDTLATAVAQMETVFAHALEGHGAGVRKRIEDIEKIRSANAVTLDAALSAPENEAAKPRTPRK comes from the coding sequence ATGTCGATCCGCGAAGAACTGGCCAACACGACCTTGGCGTTCACGTCGGCGGAAGAAAAGATCGTCCAGGTCCTGCTAGCCGATTATCCGATGTCGGGGCTTGGAACAGCGACCCGTCTGGCACGGCGCGCCGGGGTCAGCGACCCCAGCGTGACACGGCTGATGACCAAGCTCGGCTATGTCGGCTTTGCCGATTTCCAGGCGCGTCTGCTCACCGAGGTCGAATCCAGGCTGCACTCGCCGCTGCTGATGATGGAGGCCAAGCGCCCGGGCGGCTCCAGCGAAGGCACGGCACTGGCCTATTTCCACTCGGTTTCCGACAGCCTGGAGCGCACACGCACGGCGGTGCCGCTGCAGGCCTATACGCGCGCGGTCAATTTGCTGCTCGAAACCAAGGGCCAGGTCGTGCTGCTGGGCGGCCGCTTCAGCCGGCATATCGCCTCCATGCTTGCCGGCTACCTCCTGCAATTCCGCTCGGGCGTGCGCGACATCGGTTCGCTCAGCCCTGCCGATTTCGATCTCCTGATCGACCTTGGCAGGCGCGACCTCCTCGTCGTGTTCGACTATCGGCGCTACCAGTCGGACGTGGTGAGCTTCGCGCAACAGGCGCACGAACGCGGCGTCTCCATCCTGTTGTTCACCGATGTGTGGCTGTCGCCGATATCTGATATCGCCGATCTGACCATGGTCGCGGCGATCGACGCCAACTCGCCCTTCGACACGCTGGCCACCGCCGTCGCGCAGATGGAAACGGTCTTCGCCCATGCGCTGGAAGGCCATGGCGCCGGGGTGCGCAAGCGCATCGAGGATATCGAGAAGATCCGCAGCGCCAATGCCGTCACCCTCGATGCCGCTCTGTCGGCACCGGAGAACGAAGCCGCCAAACCCAGAACCCCCAGGAAATAG
- a CDS encoding M20 family metallopeptidase produces MPDTQTIIDAVQAEIEADRDWLIGLTRDMVRIPSVNPKFEANPAINREADVQALLEPILKRDGFRTEQWDALPGRPNLVGEWAGNEDRSLILCGHIDVVPVGEMKDWSVDPFGGEITNGRLYGRGAVDMKGGVAACVAAAHAIKKAGITLQGRLAIHSVVDEEAGGFGAIDAVKKGKLAKAVLVAEPTWGDVLPVEGGLEWARVTIRGRNAHSALRYNEIYPQRHDKDRLTPGVNAIEIAARFIAAVRQYELDRTRAKSHPLLPLGMNTINIGVVHGGTGLGEHGLPTVMTNPAIIPDVAVLDLDMKFLPDENSADYRSDFEAFVHHFAQTDAWLRDNPPTIQWELGGLHFPPMNTPVDHPLVTSLMKRKAAVGKAPQARGFVAVCDAAHYAGAGVDGVIFGPSGDGFHGANEYVEVESVVETAKVIAASVIDWCGVR; encoded by the coding sequence ATGCCCGACACCCAGACCATCATCGATGCCGTGCAGGCCGAGATCGAGGCCGACCGCGACTGGCTGATCGGGCTGACCCGCGACATGGTCCGCATACCCTCGGTCAATCCCAAATTCGAAGCCAACCCGGCGATCAACCGCGAGGCGGATGTCCAGGCGCTGCTCGAACCGATCCTCAAGCGGGATGGCTTCCGCACCGAACAATGGGATGCCTTGCCCGGCCGGCCCAATCTGGTTGGCGAGTGGGCTGGAAACGAAGACCGCAGCCTGATTCTGTGCGGGCATATCGATGTGGTTCCGGTGGGCGAGATGAAGGACTGGTCCGTTGACCCGTTCGGCGGCGAGATCACCAATGGCAGGCTCTATGGTCGCGGTGCGGTCGACATGAAGGGCGGCGTCGCGGCCTGCGTGGCCGCCGCGCATGCCATCAAAAAGGCTGGCATCACGCTGCAAGGCCGATTGGCGATCCATTCCGTCGTTGACGAGGAGGCCGGCGGCTTCGGCGCGATAGACGCGGTGAAGAAGGGCAAGCTCGCCAAGGCGGTGCTTGTCGCGGAGCCGACCTGGGGCGATGTCCTGCCGGTCGAGGGCGGTCTTGAATGGGCGCGGGTGACGATCCGTGGCCGTAACGCGCATTCGGCGCTGCGCTACAACGAGATCTATCCGCAGCGCCACGACAAGGACCGGCTGACGCCGGGCGTCAACGCGATCGAGATCGCGGCGCGCTTCATTGCGGCCGTCCGCCAGTATGAGCTGGACCGGACGCGGGCAAAGTCGCACCCGCTGCTGCCGCTCGGCATGAACACCATCAATATCGGCGTCGTGCATGGCGGCACGGGTCTTGGCGAGCATGGCTTGCCGACGGTGATGACCAACCCGGCCATCATCCCCGATGTCGCCGTGCTCGATCTCGACATGAAGTTCCTGCCGGACGAGAATTCGGCCGACTATCGCAGCGACTTCGAGGCGTTCGTCCATCATTTCGCCCAGACCGACGCCTGGCTGCGCGACAATCCGCCGACCATTCAGTGGGAGCTCGGCGGTCTTCATTTCCCGCCGATGAATACGCCCGTCGACCATCCGCTGGTGACGTCGCTGATGAAGCGCAAGGCCGCGGTCGGCAAGGCGCCGCAGGCACGCGGCTTCGTCGCCGTGTGCGATGCCGCGCACTATGCCGGCGCGGGTGTCGATGGCGTCATCTTCGGCCCGTCGGGCGACGGTTTCCATGGCGCCAACGAATATGTCGAGGTGGAATCGGTGGTCGAGACCGCCAAGGTGATTGCCGCTTCGGTGATCGACTGGTGCGGCGTGCGCTGA
- a CDS encoding branched-chain amino acid ABC transporter permease, with product MTDTTSTMAPIRTAAGTPIAPGRTPWKHEAVGFVLGFALLALLPLVFGDTYARHILIMAFIYAIVASNWDLSLGYGGVFNFGHLALFGIGVYAYSLLTKLAGLDPWIALFASGIIATLAAILVTIPILRLKGIYIILVTFGFAQLVMQVILSQSDITGGTQGIVRIPGLYWFDHNMVRDGKSAYFYIALALLVASTLFLRVFVRSRAGASIVALRDNEEYAISRGISIVRQRMLTLAASAFFTGIAGAFYAAYQRNASIDVFGMSLATIILSMVLLGGTSTIYGAIIASFVLTVFAEWMADFGAWRPMITAVLIIGVMLAYPSGLAGMIKAAWGAVAGRIKRPA from the coding sequence ATGACCGACACGACCTCGACGATGGCACCAATCCGCACGGCAGCGGGAACCCCGATCGCGCCGGGCCGCACGCCGTGGAAGCATGAGGCCGTCGGCTTCGTGCTCGGCTTCGCGCTTCTCGCGCTGCTGCCGCTGGTCTTCGGCGACACCTATGCCCGCCACATCCTGATCATGGCCTTCATCTATGCCATCGTCGCCTCGAACTGGGACCTCAGCCTCGGCTATGGCGGCGTCTTCAATTTCGGCCATCTGGCGCTGTTCGGCATCGGCGTCTATGCCTACAGCCTGCTGACCAAGCTGGCCGGGCTCGACCCCTGGATCGCGCTGTTCGCCAGCGGCATCATCGCCACGCTGGCGGCGATCCTGGTAACCATCCCGATCCTGCGGCTGAAAGGCATCTACATCATCCTGGTGACCTTCGGCTTCGCGCAACTGGTGATGCAGGTGATCCTCAGCCAGTCCGACATCACCGGCGGCACGCAAGGCATCGTGCGCATTCCAGGACTCTACTGGTTCGACCACAACATGGTCCGCGACGGCAAATCAGCCTATTTCTACATCGCCCTGGCGCTGCTGGTGGCAAGCACTTTGTTCCTGCGCGTGTTCGTGCGCTCGCGTGCCGGCGCCAGCATCGTGGCGTTGCGCGACAACGAGGAATACGCCATCAGCCGCGGCATCTCGATCGTGCGCCAGCGCATGCTGACGCTGGCCGCCAGCGCCTTCTTCACCGGCATTGCCGGCGCCTTCTATGCCGCTTACCAGCGCAATGCCTCGATCGACGTCTTCGGCATGAGTCTGGCGACCATCATCCTGTCGATGGTGCTGCTGGGCGGCACCAGCACCATCTATGGCGCCATCATCGCCTCCTTCGTGCTGACCGTCTTTGCCGAGTGGATGGCCGATTTCGGGGCATGGCGCCCGATGATCACGGCGGTGCTGATCATCGGTGTGATGCTGGCCTATCCGAGCGGGCTGGCCGGCATGATCAAGGCCGCATGGGGCGCTGTGGCCGGGCGGATCAAACGCCCGGCCTGA
- a CDS encoding branched-chain amino acid ABC transporter permease, with amino-acid sequence MSALAEILFGGLFQGSLYAMMAVGLALVWTTIGVFNFSHGVFMMLGAYVAWQLVELGLPAAVAFPVAVVVMAGVGWILQASVVRPLIGRPNIVLVVVITTLAAGSLIENGALTIWGPRSKQIPALIDGNATIGGVGVSLHQIAIIVITPLILAALWMFLNRTRLGLALRAVAQNEDASHLVGLNVTALYGLAFAIAASLAGLAGIFMGGYRFMSPVMGSDPLLKALIVVVFGGISSISGPIFAAYLIGFFEAACSYYFGLYWTPALLFGVLILTLMVRPEGIFASRSRGLA; translated from the coding sequence ATGAGCGCATTGGCGGAAATCCTGTTCGGCGGCCTGTTCCAGGGCTCGCTCTACGCCATGATGGCGGTCGGTCTGGCCCTGGTCTGGACGACGATCGGCGTGTTCAATTTCAGCCATGGCGTGTTCATGATGCTCGGTGCCTATGTCGCCTGGCAACTGGTTGAACTCGGCCTGCCGGCGGCGGTGGCCTTTCCGGTCGCCGTCGTCGTCATGGCCGGCGTCGGCTGGATCCTGCAGGCGAGCGTCGTGCGGCCGCTGATCGGCCGGCCCAACATCGTGCTGGTCGTCGTCATCACCACGCTTGCCGCCGGCTCGCTGATCGAGAACGGCGCCTTGACCATCTGGGGGCCGCGTTCGAAGCAGATCCCGGCACTGATCGACGGCAACGCCACCATAGGCGGCGTCGGCGTGTCGCTGCACCAGATCGCCATCATCGTCATCACGCCGTTGATCCTGGCGGCGCTATGGATGTTCCTTAACCGCACACGGCTCGGACTGGCGCTGCGCGCCGTGGCGCAGAACGAGGATGCCAGCCATCTGGTCGGGCTGAATGTCACCGCGCTCTACGGACTGGCCTTCGCCATCGCCGCTTCGCTGGCGGGGCTCGCCGGCATCTTCATGGGCGGCTATCGCTTCATGTCGCCTGTCATGGGCAGCGACCCGCTGCTCAAGGCGCTGATCGTCGTCGTCTTCGGCGGCATATCCAGCATATCGGGACCAATCTTCGCCGCCTATCTGATCGGCTTCTTCGAGGCCGCCTGCAGCTACTATTTCGGCCTCTACTGGACGCCGGCATTGCTGTTCGGCGTGCTTATCCTGACCCTGATGGTGCGCCCCGAGGGCATCTTCGCCAGCCGCTCGCGAGGCCTCGCATGA
- a CDS encoding ABC transporter ATP-binding protein: MNPILTVEGVTAGYGRVTVLHDISLEAGRFGNVGLFGPNGHGKTTLLRAISGLLQPKSGRILFDGQDIAGRSARAIVGTGLIHVPQGNRLFPDLSIADCMALGAYSSRARPHEAENREKVVKLFPKLAERWRQRVRTLSGGERQMVSIGTALMSHPRLLILDEPTLGLAPKIKDELCASVMDISRGGVPLIVVEQDIEFLLELTQQLYLVNHGAVATEIKPGESLDHGEIMSMYFGH, translated from the coding sequence GTGAATCCCATTCTCACCGTCGAGGGCGTGACCGCAGGCTATGGCCGCGTCACCGTGCTGCACGACATTTCGCTGGAGGCAGGCCGCTTCGGCAATGTCGGCCTGTTCGGGCCCAACGGCCATGGCAAGACGACGCTGCTGCGCGCCATCTCCGGGCTGCTGCAGCCGAAAAGCGGCCGCATCCTGTTCGACGGGCAGGACATCGCCGGCCGTAGCGCCCGCGCCATCGTCGGCACCGGGCTGATCCATGTGCCGCAAGGCAACCGGCTGTTTCCCGACCTCTCCATCGCCGACTGCATGGCGCTGGGCGCCTATTCGTCGCGCGCCCGCCCGCATGAGGCGGAGAACCGCGAGAAGGTGGTCAAGCTGTTCCCCAAACTGGCCGAACGCTGGCGCCAGCGCGTGCGCACGCTGTCGGGCGGCGAGCGCCAGATGGTGTCGATCGGCACGGCGCTGATGAGCCACCCGCGCCTGCTGATCCTCGACGAGCCGACGCTGGGCCTCGCACCCAAGATCAAGGACGAGCTCTGCGCTTCCGTCATGGACATTTCGCGCGGCGGCGTGCCGCTGATCGTCGTCGAGCAGGACATCGAATTCCTGCTCGAGCTGACGCAGCAACTCTACCTCGTCAATCATGGCGCGGTGGCGACCGAGATCAAGCCGGGCGAAAGCCTCGACCACGGCGAGATCATGTCGATGTATTTTGGCCATTAG
- a CDS encoding ABC transporter ATP-binding protein — protein sequence MALLELDDVSKAFGSLKAVDGVSFKVEAGEIFGIAGPNGSGKSTLFNIITGIPFGPDRGRIRFDGTAINGKPGHAIARLGLARTFQRETSFDGLTVFENALIGASYGKQEKAAAAAREAAAEALEFVGLGSSSFGRLAGELSVFERKCLMLATAIAMQPRMLLLDEPASSLTKPEIETSIGLIRRTAERGITILLIEHVLTFLMSLSQHLLVLNNGRVLAAGEPGSVIADQRVIEAYLGTRRAVA from the coding sequence ATGGCCCTGCTTGAACTGGACGACGTGTCGAAGGCCTTCGGTTCGCTGAAGGCCGTCGATGGCGTGTCGTTCAAGGTCGAGGCCGGCGAGATTTTCGGCATCGCCGGCCCGAACGGCAGCGGCAAGAGCACGCTGTTCAACATCATCACCGGCATCCCGTTCGGACCTGACCGGGGCCGCATCCGCTTCGACGGGACCGCCATCAACGGCAAACCAGGGCACGCCATCGCGCGCCTCGGCCTCGCCCGCACCTTTCAGCGCGAGACCTCCTTCGACGGGCTGACCGTTTTCGAGAACGCCTTGATCGGCGCAAGCTACGGCAAGCAGGAAAAGGCGGCCGCGGCCGCCCGCGAAGCCGCCGCCGAAGCGCTGGAGTTCGTCGGACTGGGGTCCTCGTCGTTCGGGAGGCTGGCGGGCGAACTGTCCGTCTTCGAGCGCAAATGCCTGATGCTTGCGACCGCGATCGCCATGCAGCCGCGCATGCTGTTGCTCGACGAGCCGGCGTCGAGCCTGACCAAGCCCGAGATCGAGACATCGATCGGCCTGATCCGCCGCACCGCCGAACGCGGGATCACCATCCTCCTGATCGAGCATGTGCTGACCTTCCTGATGAGCCTGTCGCAACACCTGCTGGTGCTCAACAACGGCCGCGTGCTCGCCGCCGGCGAACCGGGGAGCGTGATCGCCGACCAGCGCGTCATCGAAGCCTATCTCGGAACCAGGAGGGCGGTGGCGTGA
- a CDS encoding ABC transporter substrate-binding protein yields MKSKSAGNRIRHMLMSSALIGVFATASAPAFADVVKIGLLAPITGPAAADGQEFQRGVQMAIDEANAAGGVAGNTFELVVGDVKDQSAGNVTSAVERLLGDPGVQFMLTGYASLTNFEIDNMAEAEMPYMLAATSQQTKDIIAPNPDKYMCCWSLTPSFDAYNTDVTLFVEKLAADGKITLPTKKVAIISSDNAYSKTISEGMKKTFKEKGWTITVDEIVPFGEVTDWRSILAKVRENVPDVVINTDYLPGNSASFLNQFLEQPTKSLVFLQYAPSVPEFVELTGKKSNGVIYNLLGGALTTPKNPRADEVAAKFKAKYGVESGTYGVGLYEMTNVYFDAVKKVGGASDHAAIMKALSETDKQVAEGRLKFDPATHLATQGDDYIPITFFQIWDGQRTLISPEKYATGAFKPQPWMQ; encoded by the coding sequence ATGAAATCCAAATCCGCAGGCAACAGAATCCGCCATATGCTGATGAGCAGCGCGCTGATCGGCGTGTTTGCCACGGCGAGCGCGCCCGCTTTCGCCGACGTCGTCAAGATAGGCCTGCTCGCACCCATCACCGGGCCCGCCGCGGCGGACGGCCAGGAATTCCAGCGCGGCGTGCAGATGGCGATCGACGAGGCAAACGCGGCCGGCGGCGTTGCCGGCAACACGTTCGAACTGGTGGTCGGCGACGTCAAGGATCAATCAGCCGGCAATGTCACCAGCGCGGTCGAACGCCTGCTCGGCGATCCCGGCGTGCAGTTCATGCTCACCGGTTACGCCAGCTTGACGAATTTCGAGATCGACAACATGGCCGAGGCAGAGATGCCCTACATGCTCGCGGCCACCTCGCAGCAGACCAAGGACATCATCGCGCCGAACCCTGACAAATACATGTGCTGCTGGTCGCTGACGCCATCCTTCGACGCCTACAACACCGACGTCACCCTGTTCGTCGAGAAGCTCGCGGCCGACGGCAAGATCACCTTGCCGACCAAGAAGGTCGCCATCATCTCCTCGGACAACGCCTACTCCAAGACCATCTCCGAAGGCATGAAGAAGACCTTCAAGGAGAAGGGCTGGACCATCACGGTCGACGAGATCGTTCCGTTCGGCGAAGTGACCGACTGGCGCTCGATCCTCGCCAAGGTGCGCGAGAATGTCCCGGACGTCGTCATCAACACCGACTATCTGCCGGGCAATTCGGCATCCTTCCTGAACCAGTTCCTCGAGCAGCCGACCAAGAGCCTGGTCTTCCTGCAATATGCGCCGAGCGTTCCGGAATTCGTCGAACTGACCGGCAAGAAGTCGAACGGTGTCATCTACAATCTCCTGGGCGGAGCGCTGACGACGCCGAAGAACCCGCGCGCCGACGAGGTGGCGGCCAAGTTCAAGGCGAAATACGGTGTCGAGAGCGGGACCTATGGCGTCGGCCTCTACGAAATGACCAATGTCTATTTCGACGCGGTCAAGAAGGTCGGTGGCGCATCGGACCACGCCGCGATCATGAAAGCGCTGTCGGAGACCGACAAGCAGGTCGCCGAGGGCCGGTTGAAATTCGATCCCGCAACCCACCTTGCCACGCAGGGCGACGACTATATCCCAATCACCTTCTTCCAGATCTGGGACGGCCAGCGCACACTGATCTCGCCGGAGAAATACGCAACCGGCGCCTTCAAGCCGCAGCCCTGGATGCAGTGA
- a CDS encoding alpha/beta fold hydrolase has protein sequence MTISQKTLETSHGKIAVRETGGKGTAVLLIHGNSSSGAVFRNQLESPLGERYHIIAPDLPGHGASGDAIDPDRSYSMEGYADAMTEVLGLLGIGKAIVFGWSLGGHIGLEMIDRFPGLLGLMITGTPPVAPSEVGNGFKPSPHMHLAGQESFTPADVEAYARSTCGEPFEPFLLDTVARTDGRARRLMFEKFAAGTGRNQREIVAGKTPPIAVLNGIDEPFVNTDFVAAVKISNLWEGKAHLLDNSGHAPFWDSPDRFDPIFARFLASVDKG, from the coding sequence ATGACGATCTCTCAGAAGACCCTTGAAACCAGCCACGGCAAGATCGCCGTTCGCGAGACCGGTGGCAAAGGCACCGCCGTGTTGCTGATCCACGGCAACTCCTCTTCCGGAGCTGTTTTCCGCAACCAGCTCGAGAGCCCTCTGGGCGAGCGCTACCACATCATCGCCCCCGATCTGCCGGGCCACGGGGCATCGGGTGATGCGATCGATCCGGACCGGTCCTACAGCATGGAGGGTTATGCCGATGCGATGACCGAAGTGCTGGGGCTGCTCGGTATCGGCAAGGCCATCGTCTTCGGCTGGTCGCTTGGCGGCCATATCGGATTGGAGATGATCGATCGCTTTCCCGGCCTGCTCGGGCTGATGATTACCGGCACCCCGCCCGTGGCGCCCTCGGAGGTCGGCAACGGCTTCAAGCCGAGCCCGCACATGCACCTTGCCGGGCAGGAAAGTTTCACTCCCGCCGATGTCGAGGCCTATGCGCGCAGCACCTGCGGTGAGCCGTTCGAACCATTTCTCCTCGACACTGTCGCACGCACAGACGGTCGCGCACGGCGCCTGATGTTCGAGAAATTCGCGGCCGGCACCGGCCGCAACCAGCGCGAGATCGTCGCCGGCAAGACGCCGCCGATCGCCGTTCTGAATGGCATCGACGAACCGTTCGTCAACACCGATTTCGTCGCGGCCGTGAAGATTTCCAACCTGTGGGAAGGCAAGGCGCATCTGCTCGACAATTCGGGCCATGCGCCGTTCTGGGATTCGCCCGACCGCTTCGATCCAATCTTCGCCCGCTTCCTGGCGAGCGTCGACAAGGGGTAA